The following DNA comes from Leifsonia sp. 1010.
GCGGTATCCGATCGTCATCACATCATCGAGGGGGAATATTGAGCGACCCGACCGTGCCCGCAGACGACCACGACAAGGCTCCGGAGGGCACACCGGCCGCGTCCGAACCGGCGGCACCAGAGCAGCCGGCAGCACCCGAGCAGCCCACAGCACCCGAGCAGCCGGCAGCACCCGAGCAGCCGGCAGCACCCGAGCAGCCCGCCGCACCCGAGCAGCCCGTTCCGCCGACCCAGCCGGTCGCACCCGAGCAGCAGGCCGCCTACACGACCGCGCCCGGCCAGCAGCCCTACCCGGGCGGTCAGCCCAACCCGTATGCGCCGCCCGCAGGCGAGAAGAAGAAGCCGGCCGTCCCGCGCTGGGTCTGGTGGGTCATCGGCGGTGCTGTCGCCTTCGCCGCCGTGGTGATCGTCGCGATCGTCCTGATCGCCAACCTTCTGGGCGGCGGCGGCGCGAAGGCCGTCGCGCAGGACTACCTGAACGACATCGCCAAGGGCAACGCGTCGGCCGCCAACAAGCTGGCCCGGGTCGACTCCTCGGAGGACGAGAACTTCCTCCTGACCAACGCCGTCCTCGGCAAGGCCCAGCACATCACGGCCCCGGTCGTGAGCCGGACGCTGTCGAGCCGAAGCTCCGACCTCACCCAGGTGAGCGTGACGTACAAGCTCGCCGGCAAGACCTACCGCGGGACCATCGAGCTGGATAAGGACGACAAGGGCTGGTACGTCAGCCGCGGTCTGACCTACCAGCTCCCGTTCGTGTCGTCCAGCATCCCCGGCTACGCGGTTCCCGGTGCCGACCACTCGCTGACGTCGAAGGATTCCGAGGTGGTCGCGTACCCCGGCGTGTACAGCATGGAGGCGCCGAACAAGTACTACGAGCTGGCCGGCTCCCCCAAGCTGACGGTGGCCGCCGACTCGTATCAGGTGAAGGACCTCAAGCTGACCCCGTCGCAGGCCTACCTCGACGAGGTGCAGAAGCAGGTCGACGCCCACTACGCCGAGTGCGCCACCAAGACGGCCTACTACGACGTGGAGGACTGCGGCATCGACCTCAGCTACCCGAGCAACATGTCCGTCTCGAAGTCCACCGTGGCCGTGAAGGTCGACGAGTCGCCGAAGGTCGAGATCAGCGACGACTCCGACTCGTACTACCAGTTCAAGATCGGCCCGGGGAAGTTCTCGGCCGTCATGACCGGTTCGGACTACAGCGGCAACCCGGCGAGTGAGAACCTCACCGGCGAGGCCGGCTACATCAGCGCCGACATCAAGATCGACGACGACAAGGTCGTGGTCACCTTCAACTGACCGCGAACGACGAAGGGCCGGGCGTCTGAGACGCCCGGCCCTTTCGCGTTGGTCCGCTTACCAGTCGTTCCCCACGCGGATCAGCTTCTTGTTGACGAACTCGTCCGCACCGAACCGGCCCAGCTCGCGCCCCGAACCGGAGCGCTTCACGCCGCCGAACGGCAGCTCGGCGCCGTCGGCCAGGACCACGTTGACGAACACCATTCCGGCCTCGATGCGGTCAGCGACGCGCGACGCCTGCTCCTTGTCGGTCGTGTACAGGTACGAGCCGAGCCCGAACGGGGTGTCGTTGGCGATGCGCACGGCGTCGTCCTCGTCCTTCGCGCGGTACACCTGGGCGACCGGGCCGAAGAACTCCTCCTTGGAGGCGGGGTTGTCGGGCGTCACGTCGGTGAGCACCGTCGTCTCGAAGAAGGCGCCGTTGCGGCCTCCGCCGCGCACCAGCTTCGCGCCGTTGTCCACAGCGCGCTTGACCTGCTCGTCGAGGTTCTCCGCCGCTTTCAGCGATGAGAGCGGGCCGAGGGCCGAATCCTCGCTCGTCGGGTCGCTCGCCTCCACCTCGGAGAGCTTGGCGGTGAACTTCTCCAGGAACGGCTCGTAGAGCTCGTCGATGACGACGAAGCGCTTGGCGGCGTTGCATGACTGGCCGCTGTTGTCGAGGCGGGCATCCACCGCGTTCTGCACCGCGGCATCCAGGTCGTCGGTCGAGAGCAGGATGAACGGGTCGGATCCGCCGAGCTCGAGCACGACCTTCTTCAGGTTGCGGCCGGCGATCTCGGCGACCTTCGCGCCGGCCCGCTCGGAGCCGGTGAGCGAGACGCCCTGCACGCGCGGGTCGGCGATCACGGTCTCGATCTGCGGGTGGCTGGCGTAGATGTTGACGTACGCACCCTCGGGGAAGCCCGCGTCGAGGAAGATCTGCTGGATCGCGGCGGCCGACTCCGGGCACTGCTCGGCGTGCTTCAGCAGGATGGTGTTTCCGATGACGAGGTTCGGTCCGGCGAACCGCGCCACCTGGTAGTACGGGAAGTTCCACGGCATGATTCCGAGGAGCACACCGAGCGGCGAGCGCCGGACGACGGCCGAGCCGTCGCCGTCGAGCAACTGGATCGGCTCGTCCTTGAGGAACTCGTCCGCGTGGTCGGCGTAGTACTCGTAGATCGCGCCGGCGAAGTCGACCTCGGCGAGCGCCTGCTCGACCGGCTTGCCCATCTCTCGCACGATGATCTCGGCGAGCTCCTGCCGGCGCTCCACGTGGAGTTCACCGACACGGCGGATCAGTGCGGCACGCTCCTGCCCGGTCGTCGACCGCGACCAGGTGCGGAAGGCGTTGTCGGCGGACGTGATCGCCGCCTCCAGGTCGGCGTCGCTGATGGTGTCGAAGGTCTTGACCGTCTCGCCGGTGGCGGGATTGGTCACGGCGTAGCTCATGGCGCTCCTCTTCTTCGCTGAAACGGGTCTGGCCCATCATGACAATACGGCTTCCGAAGCACCTGTGACCCGCCACACCGTCCACGCGGACGCGCATGCGTCGACATGACGTACAGCGTGTCTGAATCGGCGATGCGTTCGCGCTGCAGACCCTCGCAGGAACCGTTGCAATCACGCAACCGAAGCGTTCAATGGTGGCTGATCGAGGGAGGTGCTCGTGGACCTGCACGGAAAGAGCGTCGTCGTCACCGGCGGAAACAGCGGGATCGGGGCGGCGATCGTCCGCTCTCTGGCTGCAGCGGGAGCGGCGGTGGTGATCGACTACGTCTCGCGGCCGGAGGACGCCGCCGACCTGGTCAAGGACATCGTCGCGGCGGGCGGTCGCGCCATCGGAGTGGAGGCCGACGTCACCACGACCGCGGGTATCGACAAGTTGATCGGAACGGCGGTGGACGAGTTCGGGCGGTTGGACGCGTTCGTCAACAACGCGGGCGTCGAGATGCGCCACAGCCTGCTCGACGTGGACGAGGAGACCTTCGCCAAGGTGATGGCCGTCAACCTGACCAGCGCGGTGTTCGGAACGCAGCGCGCGGCGAAGCGCTTCATCCAGCAGGGAACAGGCGGGGTGGTCGTGAACGTGTCCTCGGTGCACGAGGACTGGCCGATGCCCGGCAATCTCAGCTATTGCGTGTCCAAGGGCGGGATGCGCATGCTCACGCGAACCGCAGGCGTCGAGCTCGGGCCGCAGGGCGTCCGGGTCGTGAGCGTCGCGCCCGGCGCGGTCGACACCCCCATCAACGCCGCCACGATGAAGGACGACGCGCTGCGGCAGAAGCTGGAGAACTCCATCCCGCTCCGAACGGTCGCCGAGCCGTCGGAGATCGGCGATGTCGTCGCGTTCGTCATCTCGGACGCGGCGAAGTACATGACGGCGACGACGGTCTTCGTCGACGGCGGCATCATGCACGGCAGTGTGGGGCTCTGACGAAGGGCGACCGCACCCGCACCCCAACCGGAGAATGAAAGGAGCGAGAGCGATGACGGAACCGCACATCCTCATCCTCGGCGCAGGATTCGCGGGGTTCACCCTCGCGCGCGACCTGCGTCGCGACGCCGCGGCCCACCGGGTGCGCCTGACCGTCGTGGAGCCGGAGCCGTACCTGACGTACAAGCCGCTGCTGCCGGAGGTGGCGGGCGGCGAGACCCAATCGCGAGACTCGGTGGTGCCGCTGCGCCGCCCGCTCAAGAACGCTGAGCTCGTTGCGGGGGCGCTCCAGTCGGTGGATACCGGCGCCCGGGTCGCGGTCGTGCGAACCCTCGACGGCACCGAGCGGGCGATCACCTACGACCACGTCGTGTTCGCCCTGGGCGCCGTCACCAAGACATTGCCCATCCCTGGGCTCGCGGAAACAGCGATCGGCTTCTCCAGCGTCGAGGAGGCGGCCTACCTGCGGGACCACGTGCTGGAGCGCATCCGCTTCGCCGCCGCCACCGGCGACGCCGCCGAGCGGAAGCGGGCGCTGACGTTCGTGTTCGTCGGCGGCGGGTACACGGGCGTCGAGGCGATCGCGGAACTGCAGCGTGTCGCGGCGGCCGAACTGGACCGCTATCGGGAGCTCGACGGCGAGCGGATGAACTGGCTGCTGATCGAGGTCGCCGGCCGGATCGCTGCCGAGCTTCCCGAGCAGCTCTCCGCCTGGACGCTGCGGCTGCTGCGCAAGCGCGGCATCCAGGTGCTCCTCCACACCGAGGTGAAGAGCTGCGAGCACGGCGACGTCGTGCTCAGCAACGGCGAGACGCATCCCACCGACACGCTCATCTGGGTGGCCGGCGTCACCCCCAACCCGGTGCTCGACCGAGCGGATGTGCCGCGCGGCCCCAAGGGGCACGTGCAGTGCAACGCCAGCCTGCAGGCCGTACGCGACGACGGAACACCCCTCGACGGGGTGTGGGCGCTCGGCGACGACGCCCAGGTGCCCGATCTCACGGCCGAGAAGCAGCCCGCCTACTACCCGCCGAACGCACAGAACGCGATCCGCCAGGCGCGGGTGCTCGCCGACAACCTGCGACGGTCGATCGCCGGGGAGAGCCTGACCGAGTACCGTCACCGTTCGCTGGGGACGCTCGCCAGCTACAGCGGGATGCGCGGAGCCGCCGTGGTCCGCGGCATTCCCCTCCGCGGCGTCGCGGCCTGGGCTGTCGACAAGGTCTACCACGCGATCGCCCTGCCCAGCGTGTCCCGACGGTTCCTGCTCATCCTCGGCTGGGTCGGCAACGGCCTCACCCCACGCGACGCGGCGCCGGTGGGCACGGTGCAGGAGCCGCGGGAGCGGTTCCGTGAGGCGGCAGCCGCGCAGGAGAAGAACTGACCGACGTCGTCCGACCCCGTTGACCCGGGAGTCACGGGGCGTTGGATGGCCGTGTGCGCGCGAACGACCGGTAGCGCGAAGAGGAGAGACAGCATGACGACGGTGAGCGAGTTCGTGATCGAGCGGATCCGGGAGTGGGGCGTTCGGCGGGTGTTCGGATTCCCCGGCGACGGCATCGGGGAGTTCGACGGTGCTCTCGGCAAGGCCG
Coding sequences within:
- a CDS encoding NAD-dependent succinate-semialdehyde dehydrogenase, which produces MSYAVTNPATGETVKTFDTISDADLEAAITSADNAFRTWSRSTTGQERAALIRRVGELHVERRQELAEIIVREMGKPVEQALAEVDFAGAIYEYYADHADEFLKDEPIQLLDGDGSAVVRRSPLGVLLGIMPWNFPYYQVARFAGPNLVIGNTILLKHAEQCPESAAAIQQIFLDAGFPEGAYVNIYASHPQIETVIADPRVQGVSLTGSERAGAKVAEIAGRNLKKVVLELGGSDPFILLSTDDLDAAVQNAVDARLDNSGQSCNAAKRFVVIDELYEPFLEKFTAKLSEVEASDPTSEDSALGPLSSLKAAENLDEQVKRAVDNGAKLVRGGGRNGAFFETTVLTDVTPDNPASKEEFFGPVAQVYRAKDEDDAVRIANDTPFGLGSYLYTTDKEQASRVADRIEAGMVFVNVVLADGAELPFGGVKRSGSGRELGRFGADEFVNKKLIRVGNDW
- a CDS encoding glucose 1-dehydrogenase; protein product: MDLHGKSVVVTGGNSGIGAAIVRSLAAAGAAVVIDYVSRPEDAADLVKDIVAAGGRAIGVEADVTTTAGIDKLIGTAVDEFGRLDAFVNNAGVEMRHSLLDVDEETFAKVMAVNLTSAVFGTQRAAKRFIQQGTGGVVVNVSSVHEDWPMPGNLSYCVSKGGMRMLTRTAGVELGPQGVRVVSVAPGAVDTPINAATMKDDALRQKLENSIPLRTVAEPSEIGDVVAFVISDAAKYMTATTVFVDGGIMHGSVGL
- a CDS encoding FAD-dependent oxidoreductase: MTEPHILILGAGFAGFTLARDLRRDAAAHRVRLTVVEPEPYLTYKPLLPEVAGGETQSRDSVVPLRRPLKNAELVAGALQSVDTGARVAVVRTLDGTERAITYDHVVFALGAVTKTLPIPGLAETAIGFSSVEEAAYLRDHVLERIRFAAATGDAAERKRALTFVFVGGGYTGVEAIAELQRVAAAELDRYRELDGERMNWLLIEVAGRIAAELPEQLSAWTLRLLRKRGIQVLLHTEVKSCEHGDVVLSNGETHPTDTLIWVAGVTPNPVLDRADVPRGPKGHVQCNASLQAVRDDGTPLDGVWALGDDAQVPDLTAEKQPAYYPPNAQNAIRQARVLADNLRRSIAGESLTEYRHRSLGTLASYSGMRGAAVVRGIPLRGVAAWAVDKVYHAIALPSVSRRFLLILGWVGNGLTPRDAAPVGTVQEPRERFREAAAAQEKN